The Leptospirillum ferriphilum genome has a segment encoding these proteins:
- a CDS encoding type II secretion system F family protein, translating to MPVYSYQGVQENGARIQGLVDADSPRTARQKLKSQGILPLTLVPREDAPALRQTGGRRRAKAGDIALFTRQMGILVGSGIPVVESLGAILDQGLPDPMGSTVAAIREDVKEGQPLHQALSLHPRIFSDLYVNMIRAGEESGTLDVMLDRLSDFLEKQVETRRKVLGSLFYPLILMMVGILMVIFLLTVVMPRITAIFKGLNAALPLPTILLMDLSDGLRQEAFWILPAFFLLLVFLVRAFVRHRAKIDQLALRIPRVGTLIAQDQISRFGRTLSVLLKGGVPLQRALEIGTSVLTNQTLKDAAIKAREDVRNGESLGSALKRSPWVPRMAVHMIQTGEKSGKLEELLLKMAEGYESEVSQTVATLTSIIEPVMILFIGCIVLFMVLAVLLPIFEMSQAVE from the coding sequence GTGCCCGTATATTCCTATCAGGGAGTTCAGGAAAACGGCGCCCGCATCCAAGGCCTGGTGGACGCAGACAGTCCCCGGACCGCGCGGCAGAAACTGAAAAGCCAGGGAATCCTTCCGCTGACCCTCGTCCCGCGGGAGGACGCACCGGCTCTTCGTCAAACAGGTGGAAGACGCAGGGCCAAGGCAGGGGACATCGCTCTTTTTACACGCCAAATGGGGATTCTGGTCGGTTCGGGGATACCTGTGGTGGAGTCTCTTGGGGCCATTCTGGATCAGGGGCTTCCCGATCCGATGGGCAGCACGGTGGCTGCCATTCGTGAAGATGTCAAGGAAGGGCAACCTCTCCATCAGGCACTGTCCCTACACCCGCGCATTTTTTCCGACCTCTATGTCAACATGATCCGGGCCGGGGAAGAGTCCGGAACACTCGACGTCATGCTGGACCGTCTGTCCGACTTCCTTGAAAAGCAGGTTGAAACCCGAAGAAAAGTTCTCGGAAGCCTTTTTTACCCCCTGATTCTGATGATGGTCGGAATTTTAATGGTCATCTTTCTCCTGACTGTCGTCATGCCGCGCATTACAGCGATTTTTAAAGGTCTGAATGCCGCCTTGCCTCTCCCGACGATCCTTTTGATGGATCTCTCCGACGGGCTTCGCCAGGAAGCCTTCTGGATTCTTCCGGCCTTCTTTCTTCTGCTCGTTTTTCTGGTCCGGGCCTTTGTCCGCCACCGGGCGAAAATCGATCAGCTCGCGCTCCGAATCCCGCGTGTGGGAACACTGATTGCACAGGATCAGATCTCCCGGTTTGGACGGACGCTTTCCGTTCTGCTGAAGGGCGGGGTCCCCTTACAGCGCGCTCTCGAAATCGGCACGTCCGTCCTGACGAACCAGACATTAAAAGATGCGGCAATCAAGGCCCGGGAGGATGTCCGGAACGGAGAATCCCTTGGCTCTGCCCTGAAACGCTCTCCCTGGGTTCCCCGGATGGCTGTCCACATGATCCAGACCGGGGAGAAATCGGGAAAACTGGAAGAACTCCTCCTGAAAATGGCGGAAGGTTACGAATCGGAAGTGTCTCAGACTGTCGCGACACTGACTTCAATCATCGAGCCGGTTATGATATTATTCATCGGCTGTATCGTGCTTTTCATGGTTCTGGCAGTACTCCTGCCCATCTTCGAAATGAGCCAGGCAGTCGAGTGA
- the gspN gene encoding type II secretion system protein GspN, whose product MNLNGRSSVLASLHSLLTSLKNRRRRENSANPDPDNNRVQSLGHLSSVPPPKMLRQRWPTLLLVFWGVVMFGFFFVRSFPGNELAKEILAGISHQTGLGISADSGTFRLPANLDYEGLHLVSASPMGPVVWEIPRFEGGMSLASYVKGKPRYNFDVKAYGGEFRGRLQQAHKGKWNHLRGKTIHPINLLTARKLIRQDLSGSLDLETDYTWTKGHEQLGHGILGLTIRNLVVRSLKMNGIPLPDLAFTSVRGRLFLHDGTGHIESLTADGPLATITGSGTILLRFPYPASLINMDLHARLKGQLKAIPIPSLEARKDGTVHIHLQGVLASPTVALNGLMLPH is encoded by the coding sequence ATGAATCTGAACGGGCGGAGTTCAGTCCTGGCATCCCTCCATTCCCTGCTGACCTCCCTGAAAAACAGGAGGAGAAGAGAGAATTCGGCAAATCCTGACCCGGACAACAATCGGGTTCAGTCCCTAGGACACCTCTCTTCGGTTCCTCCCCCCAAAATGCTCCGTCAGCGGTGGCCCACTCTCCTTCTCGTTTTCTGGGGCGTGGTCATGTTCGGCTTTTTTTTCGTCCGAAGCTTTCCTGGAAACGAACTGGCGAAAGAGATTCTTGCCGGGATATCCCATCAGACGGGCCTTGGAATTTCGGCCGACTCCGGAACATTCCGGTTGCCGGCAAACCTTGACTATGAAGGGCTCCACCTTGTTTCCGCATCTCCAATGGGACCTGTTGTCTGGGAGATCCCCAGATTCGAAGGCGGTATGAGCCTTGCCAGTTACGTCAAGGGAAAACCGCGTTACAACTTCGACGTCAAGGCATACGGGGGTGAGTTTCGAGGCCGTCTTCAGCAGGCCCACAAGGGAAAATGGAATCATCTGCGGGGAAAAACCATTCACCCGATCAATCTTCTGACCGCCCGGAAATTGATTCGTCAGGATCTTTCCGGCTCTCTGGATCTGGAAACCGACTACACTTGGACCAAGGGTCACGAACAGCTGGGTCACGGCATTCTGGGGCTCACCATCCGCAATCTGGTCGTCCGGTCCCTGAAGATGAACGGAATCCCTCTTCCCGATCTGGCATTCACATCGGTTCGGGGAAGGCTGTTCCTGCATGACGGAACGGGTCACATCGAATCTCTGACAGCCGATGGTCCGCTGGCGACAATTACGGGCTCCGGAACCATTCTTCTCCGCTTTCCCTATCCCGCCAGCCTGATCAACATGGACCTTCATGCGCGCCTGAAAGGGCAGCTCAAAGCCATCCCGATCCCCTCTCTGGAGGCCCGGAAGGACGGAACAGTCCATATTCATCTCCAGGGAGTCCTCGCTTCCCCGACCGTCGCGCTGAACGGCCTGATGCTCCCGCATTAG
- the gspG gene encoding type II secretion system major pseudopilin GspG translates to MRSVRRSSKLVSFLPKRTQDDRGFTLIEIMVVIFIIALLAALVVPKIIGRTEEAKRVSAKAQIREIENALNLYHLDNGTYPTTEQTLDALIKKPTTPPVPNNYKDGGYISKIPKDPWGHPYIYLSPGNHGEFDIISYGADGVRGGTGNNADIDSWAMDK, encoded by the coding sequence TTGAGATCAGTTCGCCGCAGTTCCAAGCTCGTTTCCTTTCTTCCCAAACGGACGCAGGATGACAGGGGGTTCACCCTGATCGAAATCATGGTGGTGATTTTCATCATCGCCCTTCTTGCCGCTCTCGTGGTGCCGAAAATCATCGGTCGGACAGAAGAAGCAAAACGGGTCTCGGCAAAAGCCCAAATCCGGGAGATCGAAAACGCCCTGAACCTCTATCACCTGGATAATGGAACCTATCCGACAACAGAGCAGACTCTCGATGCCCTCATCAAGAAACCGACGACACCTCCGGTGCCGAACAATTACAAGGACGGGGGATATATTTCCAAGATCCCGAAAGACCCCTGGGGACACCCGTATATTTATCTGTCGCCCGGGAACCACGGGGAATTTGACATCATCTCCTATGGAGCCGACGGTGTTCGCGGCGGAACGGGAAACAACGCCGATATCGATTCCTGGGCCATGGATAAATAA
- the gspM gene encoding type II secretion system protein GspM: protein MTDWRTSLRSHANRHLLPIKLRWEQLSRREKRLLSVLGTILALYLLQVSVETFLMTPYQQYRDEESSLRSDIFQALALSREIRQSQEKIRERSRTLAEDRGGFSLISYLEQEADRTHIRSSVTQMTPRALPPDGNYHTTLVSIRIEKVDLPHILVFLARLERSRHLIRITRITLERRFDQHRLLDVRIDVQSIQSS from the coding sequence ATGACTGACTGGAGAACCTCTCTCAGGAGCCATGCAAACCGGCATCTTCTTCCGATCAAACTCAGATGGGAACAGTTGAGCCGACGGGAAAAGCGCCTTCTGTCCGTTCTCGGGACAATCCTTGCCCTCTACCTCCTTCAGGTGTCGGTCGAAACGTTTCTCATGACTCCGTATCAACAATATCGGGACGAGGAAAGCTCCCTTCGATCCGATATTTTCCAGGCTCTCGCCCTTTCTCGGGAAATTCGCCAGAGTCAGGAGAAAATTCGGGAAAGAAGCCGGACTCTGGCAGAAGACCGGGGTGGGTTCTCCCTGATTTCCTACCTCGAACAGGAGGCCGACAGAACGCACATCCGCTCTTCCGTCACGCAAATGACCCCGAGAGCCCTTCCGCCGGACGGGAACTACCATACAACCCTGGTCAGTATCCGGATTGAAAAAGTGGATCTTCCCCACATTCTTGTTTTTCTGGCCCGACTGGAACGCTCCCGGCATCTGATCCGGATCACGCGGATCACCCTCGAGCGACGTTTTGACCAGCATCGTCTTCTGGATGTGCGCATCGATGTTCAAAGCATTCAGTCCTCCTGA
- the gspE gene encoding type II secretion system ATPase GspE has translation MDVSREILLTLGAPEGESSSLASLKNQNPETLWKAWAQKRQFPFLTEYPLDGISPELIRATPIGFAKTHLILPVFHQKSMEDFPRHTVQVLIGHPKGLWALSSLWVHLAEAGILPRPSPDSTDIRIMSASTLLSLINSAYEHHSQHQTTDVLSRMETPADESIDLLSLQESVDLLDARDEAPMIRLANSLLTQAIRQKASDIHIEPFEKELLVRYRVDGVLFNVLSIPSRLQAGLVSRFKLMANLNIAEKRLPQDGRIRIKTAGRDVDIRVSTIPIRHGERVVLRILEQGTLLLPLSSIGFDRQDLETLTHLIQLTNGIVLVTGPTGAGKTTTLYAILNTINSPDKNIITIEDPVEYQLKGIGQIQVNPRIELTFASGLRSILRQDPDVILIGEIRDLETAEIAIQASLTGHLVFSTLHTNDAPSAITRLVDMGVEPFLISTSLKAILAQRLVRKICPECREPYQPDRQEMSRLGITPDDLKQGPLFRGRGCPQCLNTGYKGRQGIYELLVVDETIAQMIDRRAQAAEIRQKAKSRGMYSLLEDGKRKVLAGITTSEEVLRVALSEISVES, from the coding sequence GTGGACGTCTCCCGGGAGATTCTCCTGACACTCGGAGCGCCAGAGGGAGAGTCCTCCTCCCTCGCCTCCCTGAAAAACCAGAATCCCGAAACACTCTGGAAAGCCTGGGCACAAAAGCGCCAGTTTCCCTTTTTGACCGAATATCCTCTTGACGGCATTTCCCCCGAGCTCATCCGGGCAACTCCCATCGGATTTGCAAAAACTCACCTGATCCTGCCGGTCTTTCACCAGAAATCCATGGAAGACTTCCCCCGACACACCGTGCAGGTCCTGATCGGACATCCGAAGGGGCTGTGGGCTCTTTCCTCCCTGTGGGTCCATCTGGCCGAAGCCGGAATTCTTCCCCGGCCCTCTCCCGATTCGACGGATATTCGCATCATGTCCGCGTCCACTCTCCTGTCCCTTATCAACAGTGCCTACGAACACCACAGCCAGCATCAAACCACAGATGTTTTGTCACGGATGGAAACCCCCGCGGATGAATCGATCGATCTGCTGTCGCTTCAGGAATCCGTCGATCTTCTGGACGCCAGGGATGAAGCCCCGATGATCCGTCTGGCAAATTCTCTTCTGACGCAGGCGATCCGCCAGAAAGCCTCGGACATCCACATTGAACCTTTCGAAAAGGAGCTCCTGGTCCGGTACAGGGTCGACGGAGTCCTCTTCAACGTCCTGTCGATCCCCTCCCGGCTGCAGGCCGGCCTCGTCTCCCGATTCAAACTGATGGCCAACCTGAACATCGCTGAAAAACGTCTCCCGCAGGATGGCCGGATCCGTATCAAAACGGCCGGACGGGATGTGGACATCCGTGTTTCCACCATTCCCATCCGTCATGGGGAAAGAGTGGTTCTCCGGATTCTGGAACAGGGGACGCTTCTGCTTCCATTGTCTTCCATCGGATTCGACCGTCAGGACCTTGAAACCCTCACCCACCTCATCCAGCTGACGAACGGCATCGTTCTGGTCACCGGACCAACAGGAGCGGGAAAAACAACAACGCTTTACGCGATTTTGAACACGATCAACAGTCCGGACAAGAACATCATCACGATCGAAGATCCGGTCGAATATCAGCTGAAAGGGATCGGACAGATCCAGGTCAACCCCCGGATCGAACTGACGTTCGCATCGGGATTGCGGTCTATTCTGCGACAGGATCCCGATGTCATCCTCATCGGAGAAATCCGTGATCTTGAAACGGCCGAGATCGCCATCCAGGCCTCTCTGACAGGACACCTGGTTTTCTCGACCCTTCATACGAACGATGCTCCCTCTGCCATTACGCGTCTTGTCGACATGGGCGTGGAGCCTTTCTTGATCTCCACAAGTCTCAAGGCCATCCTGGCACAGAGACTCGTCCGGAAAATCTGTCCGGAATGTCGCGAACCCTATCAACCGGACAGACAGGAGATGTCCCGTCTGGGCATCACACCGGACGATCTGAAACAGGGCCCCCTCTTTCGGGGGAGAGGGTGCCCCCAGTGCCTCAACACGGGATACAAGGGGCGGCAGGGCATTTACGAACTCCTCGTGGTCGATGAAACCATCGCGCAGATGATTGACAGGCGAGCCCAGGCAGCGGAAATCCGTCAAAAGGCAAAAAGTCGGGGGATGTACTCCCTTCTTGAAGACGGAAAACGGAAAGTCCTCGCCGGTATCACCACCTCAGAGGAAGTGCTGCGCGTCGCGCTGTCCGAAATCTCTGTCGAAAGCTAG
- a CDS encoding tetratricopeptide repeat protein: MDISELNTLYENGEEFRRKGQYIEAISAYRQILVQAPDSPHILRRLGECLLKKGVPREAVSCFHEAVKLDPQEASQFHLLAQAHRETGDIDRALVALERAIAIEPENVSYQVDLGWCLADLGAMKKAAVLQERAIRAFETALALHPKDPGVLEGLASLYKDTNRIDLALDTIEKALELDPYDLDRLELKDRILRRKASTGRSLN, from the coding sequence ATGGATATCAGTGAACTGAACACACTTTACGAAAACGGAGAGGAGTTTCGCCGGAAAGGGCAATATATCGAGGCGATTTCCGCCTACCGGCAAATTCTTGTGCAGGCTCCCGACTCCCCGCATATTCTGCGAAGGCTGGGAGAGTGCCTCCTGAAAAAAGGCGTTCCCCGTGAGGCGGTCAGCTGTTTTCACGAAGCGGTCAAACTCGATCCCCAGGAGGCCTCCCAGTTCCATCTTCTGGCACAGGCCCATCGCGAAACAGGTGACATCGACAGAGCGCTGGTGGCCCTCGAACGAGCCATTGCCATCGAACCCGAAAATGTGAGTTACCAGGTGGATCTGGGGTGGTGCCTGGCAGATCTCGGGGCCATGAAAAAAGCCGCTGTCCTTCAGGAACGGGCGATCCGGGCTTTTGAAACCGCTCTCGCCCTTCATCCGAAGGACCCCGGGGTCCTGGAGGGACTGGCATCTCTCTACAAAGATACAAACCGCATTGATCTGGCTCTGGACACAATCGAAAAAGCCCTTGAGCTGGACCCCTATGACCTCGACCGACTGGAGTTGAAGGACCGCATTCTTCGCCGAAAAGCCTCGACCGGGCGGTCTTTAAACTGA
- a CDS encoding type II secretion system protein GspD: MPFFLRLSLPKTTIHRLLAIFILFLFLSAGNRSTVRAAQTETPLPTTLPAPLTPQTVSLNFRNVDISVMVKFMSDLLEKNIVMDERVKGKVTILSPRPVTIPEAFRVFVQALRMKGFETVEKKGMIFIVPQNQAPMDRELFLYNLENTSAKSVAKTVNSILSKGFTPQPVGSIRQGGLEAPVQIVPDIPSNSLLVSATMNDYSIIKGLLRSLDRQPGEVYVKASLIEISTDKLNNIQVNLLGAVATGSNGAGVLGGTNYGMVGDVVNGATGADATTSTTGAPVATGAAGAAQSLTGLTGLIAGVLTGGSFNYGGVNYPSIGTLLNALQTDSDVKTLSTPEILATDSQKAKITVGEDVPFITGQSQTVGGNVMTMIQRQNVGITLDITPHILAHDRVRLNLKQTITALTNASQLIGTMAVGPTTTKRSTKTILTVRSGQTVVIGGLISSEKSLNKSTIPWLGEIPVLGYLFSSTQNEKKRDDLLIFLTPYIIRNAYSFAQVKHDAPAELKEAARKDGLIQTLILPKKTSSRSAGFYLGTVNLPGDPGSPE, translated from the coding sequence ATGCCCTTCTTCTTGAGACTTTCCCTCCCGAAAACCACAATCCACCGGCTCCTCGCCATTTTCATCCTTTTCCTGTTCCTGTCCGCGGGGAACAGAAGCACCGTTCGGGCCGCCCAGACAGAAACTCCCCTTCCGACAACACTTCCGGCTCCCCTGACCCCCCAGACAGTCTCCCTGAACTTCCGGAACGTGGATATTTCCGTCATGGTCAAGTTCATGAGCGACCTTCTGGAAAAAAACATCGTCATGGACGAACGTGTCAAGGGAAAGGTCACCATTCTCTCTCCCCGTCCTGTGACGATTCCCGAGGCATTCCGGGTTTTTGTCCAGGCTCTCCGGATGAAGGGGTTTGAAACGGTCGAGAAGAAAGGGATGATCTTTATCGTTCCCCAGAACCAGGCCCCGATGGACCGGGAGCTTTTTCTCTACAATCTCGAAAATACCAGTGCCAAATCCGTGGCCAAGACCGTCAACAGCATCCTGTCCAAGGGATTCACGCCGCAGCCTGTCGGATCCATTCGCCAGGGTGGTCTCGAAGCTCCGGTCCAGATTGTTCCGGACATTCCCTCGAACAGTCTTCTGGTTTCCGCGACCATGAATGACTATTCCATTATCAAGGGCCTTCTCCGGAGTCTCGACAGACAGCCCGGCGAGGTTTACGTCAAGGCTTCCCTGATCGAAATCTCCACGGACAAGCTGAACAATATCCAGGTCAATCTCCTGGGAGCTGTGGCAACAGGGTCCAACGGGGCAGGTGTTCTGGGCGGAACAAACTATGGCATGGTCGGGGATGTGGTCAACGGGGCGACAGGAGCCGACGCGACCACGTCCACCACGGGCGCACCCGTGGCCACCGGGGCGGCCGGAGCCGCACAATCCCTGACCGGACTGACCGGTTTGATTGCCGGGGTCCTGACGGGAGGCTCCTTTAATTACGGAGGCGTCAACTATCCCAGCATCGGAACGCTCCTGAACGCTCTGCAGACGGACTCCGATGTCAAAACGCTCTCGACGCCCGAAATCCTCGCGACCGACTCCCAGAAAGCGAAGATCACCGTCGGCGAAGACGTTCCCTTCATCACCGGACAGAGCCAGACGGTCGGTGGAAACGTGATGACGATGATTCAGCGGCAGAATGTGGGAATCACCCTGGACATCACACCGCACATTCTTGCCCACGACCGGGTCCGCCTGAACCTGAAGCAGACCATCACGGCTCTCACGAATGCATCCCAGCTGATCGGTACCATGGCCGTGGGCCCCACTACCACAAAGCGGTCGACAAAAACCATTTTGACCGTCCGGTCCGGTCAGACGGTGGTCATCGGGGGCCTGATCAGCTCCGAGAAATCCCTGAACAAATCCACGATTCCGTGGCTTGGAGAAATTCCCGTGCTCGGCTATCTTTTTTCCAGTACGCAAAACGAGAAAAAACGGGACGACCTTCTCATCTTCCTGACTCCGTACATCATCAGGAACGCCTATTCCTTTGCCCAGGTCAAGCACGATGCTCCGGCCGAACTGAAAGAGGCGGCCCGAAAGGACGGACTCATCCAGACCCTGATTCTCCCGAAAAAAACCTCTTCCCGATCTGCCGGTTTCTATCTGGGAACGGTCAATCTTCCGGGAGACCCCGGATCTCCGGAGTAA
- a CDS encoding type II secretion system protein N, whose amino-acid sequence MLASPLARSFYLAHWVLVTGIAYVAADMMDETIRTKLENISPPVRAGVSLIPKNHSLPSEEDLRLIVSRNPFSPESRGSKYLPGSFDLSDDTVSGKSASSGNGEVVPVGNWMNHHHLPLLRPSVVKLRLVGTLVASGTQGGAVIQSIGKEDQKFYHINQEIVPGKIALMAVRKDYVILRVDRQFGILKAKYNSLDDSGQKIASGTGNTTLHGIRKIDDHHWLIESRAIRFAMKNMNTLMMQARAVPNMNAGHMDGFRLVAIQPGSLYQEVGLAPGDVIRSINGMSMSDPQNFVKALTTLGSVSQVQVNLVRNGVPQTFQYQIQ is encoded by the coding sequence ATGCTTGCTAGCCCTCTTGCCCGCTCATTTTATCTGGCCCATTGGGTCCTGGTGACAGGAATCGCCTACGTCGCGGCCGACATGATGGACGAAACCATCCGGACGAAACTTGAGAACATCTCTCCTCCGGTCCGGGCCGGGGTTAGCCTGATTCCAAAGAACCACTCCCTTCCGTCAGAGGAGGATCTTCGCCTGATCGTTTCCCGAAACCCTTTCAGTCCGGAGTCCCGCGGGTCAAAGTACCTTCCTGGCAGCTTCGACCTTTCCGATGACACGGTTTCCGGAAAAAGCGCGTCCAGCGGAAACGGGGAGGTTGTTCCGGTTGGAAACTGGATGAACCACCACCATCTTCCCCTTCTCCGGCCGTCGGTGGTGAAGCTCCGACTTGTCGGAACGCTGGTTGCATCCGGAACACAGGGGGGGGCCGTCATCCAGAGCATTGGAAAAGAAGACCAGAAGTTTTACCATATAAACCAGGAAATCGTTCCCGGCAAGATTGCCCTGATGGCTGTCCGGAAAGACTACGTCATCCTGCGCGTGGACAGACAGTTTGGTATTCTGAAGGCCAAATACAACAGCCTTGATGACTCCGGCCAGAAGATCGCTTCCGGCACCGGGAACACGACCCTTCATGGCATCAGAAAGATCGATGACCACCACTGGCTGATCGAATCGAGGGCCATTCGGTTCGCGATGAAAAATATGAATACCCTGATGATGCAGGCGCGTGCAGTTCCAAACATGAACGCCGGACACATGGACGGGTTCCGTCTGGTAGCTATCCAGCCGGGAAGCCTCTATCAGGAAGTGGGCCTTGCACCGGGAGACGTCATCCGCTCGATCAACGGGATGTCCATGAGCGACCCCCAGAACTTTGTCAAAGCATTGACCACTCTCGGGTCCGTCAGTCAGGTTCAGGTCAATCTGGTACGAAACGGCGTACCTCAAACATTCCAGTATCAAATCCAGTGA
- the gspK gene encoding type II secretion system minor pseudopilin GspK: protein MFKAFSPPEKSEGFLKDRGFALVIVLFMVALITLLVLRFVSQSRETLREAEIFRDQTQAYYLARASIEAGKVLLVSSTLAAQQSGQNYTAFNQPWATPIINYPIGHEGFLSGRIVDESSKLDINLLGQNQFGGTSQTQLQFERLFSLVGADPGLIPAIIQWVTPVPTGSSGGGGPYQSMIPPYRPRGGPIGALSELHQVAGMTEAQYQALEPYITASSGGQVNVNTASAIVLESLDPGISPAIANQIIQGRPYTSLSMLSSILGPSIFANIEGLITVQSSVFSLQAVGTVGNTRQAIRAILSVNGMQTQVLSYRMGGTRLLGQIETLLKEDTSSGAPTALTSGTLP, encoded by the coding sequence ATGTTCAAAGCATTCAGTCCTCCTGAAAAATCAGAGGGTTTTCTCAAAGACCGCGGATTCGCCCTGGTCATCGTCCTCTTCATGGTCGCCCTGATCACTCTCCTTGTGCTCCGCTTCGTTTCCCAGAGCCGGGAAACCCTCCGGGAGGCGGAAATTTTCCGGGACCAGACCCAGGCCTATTATCTGGCGAGAGCTTCGATCGAAGCCGGGAAGGTTCTTCTGGTATCCAGTACGCTTGCCGCCCAGCAGTCCGGACAAAACTACACGGCCTTCAATCAGCCCTGGGCGACTCCGATCATCAATTATCCCATCGGCCACGAGGGTTTTCTCTCCGGGCGAATTGTGGACGAATCCTCCAAGCTCGACATCAATCTTCTTGGACAAAACCAGTTTGGAGGAACGTCCCAGACCCAGCTCCAGTTCGAACGTCTTTTCTCCCTGGTCGGAGCCGATCCCGGACTTATTCCGGCGATCATCCAGTGGGTTACTCCCGTCCCGACGGGTTCGTCCGGCGGGGGAGGACCCTATCAGTCGATGATCCCTCCTTACCGGCCCCGGGGAGGCCCGATCGGGGCATTGTCCGAACTCCACCAGGTGGCCGGGATGACCGAAGCGCAATACCAGGCACTGGAACCCTACATTACGGCCTCTTCCGGAGGGCAGGTCAATGTGAACACCGCTTCGGCGATTGTCCTGGAATCCCTGGATCCGGGCATTTCTCCCGCGATTGCCAACCAGATCATCCAGGGACGTCCCTATACCAGCCTGTCGATGCTCTCTTCCATCCTGGGCCCCTCCATTTTTGCGAATATCGAGGGACTCATCACCGTTCAAAGTTCCGTTTTTTCTCTTCAGGCGGTCGGCACCGTTGGCAACACGCGTCAGGCGATCCGGGCCATCCTGTCCGTCAACGGGATGCAGACCCAGGTTCTCTCCTACCGCATGGGAGGGACGCGCCTTCTTGGCCAGATTGAAACTCTCCTGAAAGAAGACACCTCCAGCGGAGCACCAACAGCCCTGACGTCCGGGACTCTGCCCTGA
- a CDS encoding GGDEF domain-containing protein, translating to MTEQVDRDRWPRWLRTQAVLLLGILSLVVLLLVFGTLSMRDGMKFYREMQLQEDLMAFRHDLDTVYSDFLEAGADDRTYLLTNHPAQKEAFDLSARRLVRDLGHLLHDSEGGVLGEEDLPGLSRVILHNLSRMENEVSSRRFPGEKGARPWETIRPAIQALHQSLAAEITRIRLSRDRQQTRLVILSLFFTSLILGVLFMGYAYLYRHNQGMHLLQAELSELASRDPLTGLSNRRHLLEVMEWALARMDRHPHACAVLYLDLDGFKGINDRLGHQAGDRLLVEFSLRLAARVRKSDLVSRLGGDEFVVFCDPLQNPEELPSLVQKILDRIEEAPLLKEKGGEFIKISSGWAIYPEDGKTAEDLLKVADQRMYDAKSRDKKKGPSRGKDPLDSP from the coding sequence ATGACCGAACAAGTTGATCGCGACCGATGGCCCCGTTGGCTCAGGACACAGGCCGTCCTCCTGTTGGGCATCCTTTCTCTTGTTGTCCTCCTCCTGGTCTTTGGAACACTGTCGATGCGCGACGGGATGAAGTTTTACCGGGAAATGCAGCTCCAGGAAGATCTGATGGCGTTCCGCCATGATCTGGACACGGTATATTCGGATTTTCTGGAAGCGGGCGCAGACGACAGAACCTATCTTCTGACCAACCATCCGGCGCAAAAGGAAGCGTTTGATCTTTCCGCCCGCCGTCTTGTCCGGGATCTGGGACATCTTCTGCATGATTCGGAGGGCGGGGTCCTGGGGGAAGAAGATCTCCCCGGCCTGAGCCGGGTCATTCTGCACAACCTTTCCCGGATGGAAAACGAAGTTTCTTCCCGGCGGTTCCCGGGAGAAAAGGGGGCCCGGCCCTGGGAGACCATTCGCCCGGCCATTCAGGCTCTTCATCAGTCTCTAGCCGCTGAAATCACGAGGATCCGTCTTTCCCGGGACAGACAACAAACCCGTCTTGTTATTCTCTCCCTGTTTTTCACCAGCCTGATTCTCGGGGTCCTTTTCATGGGCTACGCCTATCTTTACCGCCACAACCAGGGGATGCACCTTTTACAGGCGGAGCTTTCGGAACTGGCTTCCCGGGATCCCCTGACCGGACTGTCCAATCGCCGTCATCTCCTGGAAGTGATGGAGTGGGCGCTCGCAAGAATGGACCGACATCCTCATGCGTGCGCCGTCCTTTACCTTGATCTGGACGGTTTCAAGGGGATCAATGACCGATTGGGACATCAGGCCGGCGACCGGCTCCTCGTGGAGTTTTCCCTGCGCCTCGCGGCAAGGGTCCGGAAAAGCGACCTCGTTTCCCGTCTGGGAGGAGACGAATTTGTCGTTTTTTGTGATCCGCTGCAGAATCCGGAGGAACTTCCTTCTCTGGTGCAAAAAATCCTGGACAGGATAGAGGAAGCCCCTCTCCTCAAGGAAAAAGGGGGAGAGTTTATCAAAATCAGTTCCGGCTGGGCGATTTATCCGGAAGACGGAAAGACGGCCGAAGACCTTCTGAAGGTGGCGGACCAGCGGATGTATGACGCCAAGAGCCGGGATAAAAAAAAGGGCCCTTCCCGCGGGAAGGACCCCCTGGATTCCCCTTGA